From the Sphingobium sp. RAC03 genome, the window TGCCTTTATCTCCCGGCGAACCGCGAGCATCTGATCCGCATTCTGAAATTCGGTCGACCGTCCATCGGCAAAGGTGACCTTGCGTACGTTGCTCGACAGGGCGATGTCGATCTTGTCCAGATCGGCTTGGGTCCACGCCATCAGCGCCTCCTGGAAGTAAATGGGTTGGCCTTGCGCGCCGGGGTTGGCTTTGCTGGCACGCTGCGGCGGACTGGCTTTTCGGGACCCTCTGGCGCAGCAGGCTCGCCGGGGGCGGTCTTAGGCTTCGCGAATTCTCCGCGTGCCTTCGCCCAGGAAGCGGCAGTCCAACTGTCGATGCCAAGGCTGACGGACACGGCGCGGGCATAGACCGCGTTATCTAGCGCCTCGTTGCGTTCCCTTACCTTGTGCCACTCGCGCCGGACGCCGCCGTTGCGCAGTTTTACGAACCTCAGTTCTTCGGCGACGAGCTGCTTGATCCACTCATCGCCCAGCCCGTCGGGCAGATAGACATACCCGTCGGGATATTCGTCACCATCAACAGGTCGATCCAGCCCAAGCTGACCATATAATTCCATTTTCAGCATCGACGTGCCGATGTTCCACAGCCGAACGCCGCGCTTTAGCTTGCGACCGTTAACCGTCACATCCTGCCAACTGGGGGCGCCGATCGCCTGTTGCGCGGCAATGCTCTCGCGCCCTTTCACCGCCATGACGAAACCAGGATGACGCCGGGCCCATTGGTAAACTTCCATCGTGTTTTCGCCGTCGCCGGAATCGACGGCGACGCGAGCTAGCCGCATGATCCGGCCATCTTCCGACAGCCAGTCCCGCGACACTTCTTTATCCAGCGCCGCCCAGGTCTTCTTGTCAGCGATCGGCCCAAATACCTCGATCCGATCGACGAAGGCGCGTTTTCGTCCGGGTCCAAAGGCCCAGATATCCATGTCGATGCGACCGCCGCCGCCGCGCTGGACGTCTGCTGCGCCTATGAGGACGCCTGCCCATTCCGGGGGCGTTCCCAGCCGCATCCCCTTCTCCCGACGGTCATATAGGCGCTGCCATTCCGGCGCTTCACCGCGTTCGGCCCATGCCTCGCCCAGTACCTGATTTACAAAGGTGCGAAGGAGGTTCGGATCCTTTCGGACCTCCATGAATTCACGCGCAATTTCCAGCCAGGCGGCGCCGGGATGCTGGCTGTAGGCTGCCCAGATATGGAAGGATCGGTGACGGGGGAACGCGCCCGGATTGTGCGCGCGCCACTCGCCATTCTCGTCCATCCACGGCTTTTCAGCCTCGGCGATCTCGCATCCGTTTTCACATTGGTACCAGGCGCGGGTCGGATTTTCCTTCGGCTCCCACCTGATGCCGGGGCCAGTGCCGTCGCCGAACACGAGCGTCTGCATATGACCGCAGTCAGGGCAGGGGACGTACCGATATTCCTGGCTGCCCTGCTCGAACATCATATCGATGCGGCTGAAGCCCTTGACCTTGGGCGTGGAGCCTGCCGCACTGAACCGGCGCGGCGATGTCAGGTTGCGCTTATATGCAAGGCGGGCCGGGTCGCCTTCCTCTTTGGTGGCCCAGGGGTAACCGTCGCATTCCTCCAGAAAGACGTCGTCCGATGTGACGCGCCGGAATTCCTTTGGGCTGTTCGCACCCTTAATTTGTATCCAGCCGCCCTTGTAGCGCTTTGCCCGGATCTGGTTATCTGAATGGCGCGGCTTGAACTGTGCTACCTTGCGGACAACCGCCCATTGCAAAACCGGATCGAGATCGTCCCGACTGAACTTCTCAGCATCATCGATTGTCGGCTGGTAAATGAGCGTCCGCGCCGGATCATAAGCGATGCGCCATGCGACGAAGGATTGCAGGATGGTGGAGTAGCCGATGCGGCTGCTCTTACGGACAGAGACCTGCGAGGTTTCCGGGTCGGTGAAGGCGTCCGCCATGTCGGACTGAAAGGGGAAGGGCCGTATCTTCGCGCCATCGTCTGAACGGGCATGGTCGCACATGAACTGCGACAGCTTTGGCCGCATCTTCGGAGCAAAGGCCGACAGCCAGTGCCGTGCAACGATCGCGCCGTTCACGCTGTTGAGACGTAGCACCTCAGTCGTCGTCTCCGGGGGCATCTTCGTCATCAAAGCCCCCGCCGACCGCCTCCTCGATGCGCGTCATGCTGAGATCGGTCAGCACATCATTGATTGCGGTCTCGATCCTCTTGCGCAGTTTCACATCGCCTTGGGCGACCTGCGCGCCAACCTGCTGCAACCTGGAAACCGCCATGATGATAACGCCCGCGCCGGCGGCGATCATGTCAGTGTGGTTTGCCAGTTCCTTACGGCGCTCGGCATTGTCCATGGCCTTACCGTCGGCCTGTTCCTTGGCGAGGCGCGCGCGTTCTGATTCCAGGTCGAGGGAATCGGGATCATGCCGCCCGATCTTAATATTGACGTAGGCCTCAAGATTTTCGGACCAGCTTGCCCCATCGGCCGGGAGGTCGCCCTTCGATCGCAACTCGCCGATCCAGCGACTGGAGCATCCGAACAGGGCAGCAAGATGGGGCCGGGTCGGCTCGTTCAGGTCGATGTCCATGGACTTCCCTGTTCGATTACTGTGAAAGCCGCAGAAATCCGTCGTTTATTACTTCAGAGAGGAAGAACAAGGGCAGCTTTTGTGGCTAGCGAGATTCTGCCCATCGTCCCCCCGTACTTCTCTATGGGCCGGGAAGGACCCAAAGGGGGGGGGGAGGGGGTCAGCCTCGCCCGCGCACGACGGCACGCACATCACCCGCGATCCGCTCCGCCTCGCTGATGATCCGCTCGGCCCGCTTGGTCGATCGCGAAGGCTCGCGCATGTCGAACGCCAACGCATGAAGGTCGCCAGCAAGGCGCTCGATCCGATCGGCAGGGGAAAGGCGCTGCTGCATGGCGCGCTCCAATCGGCTTATGATCATCGGAATTGCGTCGCACGCTCGCTCGAACGCCATGGTTCGATGCGGCGGCAACCGGAGTGGCTAGGCCATCAACGTCGGCATGTGCCTGATGCTGCATTGTGCAGCACCTGATTGGTACTCGAAATGTTCCTCGACAGTCAAGCAGCGGATAGCAACCGCCTGGCGTTCACCTTCACGCTGGCATGATCACCGAACCCGCTGAACCGAACAAAGGCATAGCTGCCCTGCACATCCTCGATCACGCCGACCAGTCCATCGAAGCTGGGCGTCGCGCCACAGCGTACCTCTTCACCTGGCTTGAAGATCCGCACATGCTCCAGCGGTCGCCCCTGTCGCTCTGCCACCCGCAAGCGATCCAGCTCGCGGTCACTGACGGCGGGATAGATGAGGCCGTGCCGGAACACCCTGAAATAGGGGCAGCCGCGCATGACCATGCGGCGCTGCTCCTTATCCCAGACCTGGTAAACGGGCGCTGGCGCATGTGCCATGGCGAGGACGTCGGCGATCCTGTCATATCGGGCGAATGCGAAAGTCGGCATGATCGGGACAGTCTGCTCGACCCGCTCGCGCGCCTTGCCGACCCGCTTCACTGCAACATTAGCAGGCGTCCACGCTTCAATGCCAGCATCGACCAAGGCGGCGGCAACCGCCAGCGTCCCCGCGCCGGAGGTCCGCACGATGCACCAATCTGTTGCGTTATGACCGCTCATCGCCGCTTGCTCCGTTCCACTCTTGTTCTTATCGCTGATCGACACGGCCCGCCAGAGGCGTTGCAACTATCCTCTCAAGCTGCGCAGTCTCTTCGGCCGTCAACATCTCCTCGATAGGCGGCTGCCAATCCCGATCGTGCCGCACGATCATCACCCTGGCGCGCGCAACACGCGCCGCGCGTGGCCGCCCAGTGATCGAAGCGGCAGCCCTGATCTCCGCAACGCTAGGAAAGAAGCGCGCCGTCTTGATCAGATGGTCGGATGCGGCGCGAAGATCTATCAGCGGGATGTCCGCCAATGAGGCGGCATAGATGTCCAGCTTCGCTTCTGCGACGGCCCCGTCACCCTTGGCGCGCGGCAGGGCGACGGCCATCCCGGCGATGATCGTGTCGATTTCTTCTTCGTCAGCAAGCGGCGGCGATGCGCCATCGACATAGGCCTGCAAGATGGCGCGGCTCTCCGGGCCACAGACCTTGAGTTCCAGCACGCTAATCCGGCTGTCCAGCGCGGCGGCGAGCGCGACGGTCAGCGGCGGCTCGCAATATTCCGTCACCGCTCTGCTCTGCGGCTGAACCCTGGCCAGCTGACCCATGATCATTCTCCCTTTTTGCGACCTTCAGGCGCACTGCGCCGCTGAAATATTTGAGACTGTGGATGGCTGCTGACGCAGCGGTCACGCCCTCTCGCACCGCGGCGCGCATGTCATCGGGGGTAGCGCCATGGCCGATCCATTCCCGCACCAGGTCCACATGCTGGCCGATGCGCCCGGGATCGACATGGCGGACACGGGCCATGCGGGCCAGTTCGTCGGTTAGGCCCTGGATGTCGATTTCACCGGCGTCACCATCATCATCAACAAATGAAGATGGAGAAGGAGATGAAGAAGAAGGGGGGGGTAAAATAACCCCCATTACATCATCACCCAAGGGGGGTTTATCTTTGCGAGGGCGACCCCCCTTTGTTCCATGCGAAGCCCCCTTTTCGCCATGACCTTTGCCGAGTGACCCGCCCGCCGCGCGAGCCTCGCGAATCGCTTCATCGCGGACCATCCGGCGACTGTAGATTACGCCCGCGTCGGTGCGAGAGAAGACGCCGTTGACCTCCAGATCCTTGATCGCACGCTTAACGGCGGCGGCACCCTCACCAACCAGCCGCGCCAGCATGTCATCGGATATGGCGCGGCCTTGGGCGGTCAGGTGGCCATAGGGCTCACCCTCATGCATGATCGCCATCATCTCGATCCACAGGCCACGGGCGAGCAGCGAACATAGGCGCAAGCCCGGATCGGTGCGCCAGTCGCCGGGGTAAAATTGAAAGGCAGGACGCTTGCTCATAGCGGCTCCAGCGTGACGATGATCTCGCCGCCAGGGACGATCTCGTCATGAAATATGGGAACGGTGCGGAACCGCTTGTCATCAACCTTGACCGCCAGTGCGACGCCATCCCGCCCATGTTTGAAGCTGGCGATCATATTGTCATCGTCTCGCGACCGGCGGTCGGGTGGAAAGAATTCGATCCGCAACGAGATCGTGGCGCTGTCAGGCGCGCGGAGCTTTGCCTCCAGGGAGGCTGCCCAGCACGCCTGACGATAGGACTTCTTCGCCCGCAGCTTGTCGCGCAGCTTTCCGTGAAAATTCGGCGACAGCTGGGGCGCAGGCCAGGGAAGGCGGACAGAGTTGGAAATACCCCTTACTCCATCCCCAACGCGGCCAGATAGGTCTGGAGGATCGCCTCCATCTCCTGCCGGTCGTGCGGCTGCATTTTGCGCAGGCGGATGATCTGGCGCATGATCTTGGTGTCAAAGCCGGTCGCCTTCGCCTCCAGCATGACATCCTTCTGGTCATCCCCGATCCCCTTCTTCTCTTCGTCCAGGCGCTCCCATCGCTCAATGAGCAACCGCAACTGATCGCCAGCAACATTCCCGTCAGACATCGGACATTCCTTCAAATATCGACCCTTGCGGATCGGGGTTCTCTTTCAGCCATTGTGCCATGCGTGCCGTCGCGCCGTCCAAGGCACGCAACGCGTCAAATTTCTCGCGCAGCGCGAGGGTCGCCTTGGCATCGGCGCGGACCAGCCGTTTGGCGCTAAGGGTTACCAAAGCCTCCAGTCGCTCGCGCTCCGGGCATGGTTCAGGCGGCTCAATCGCCATAGCTGCACTCCGCAGGAGTCATCACGACCTCCAGCCCGAGATAGGCGCGGGCGAAGGGCAGGGGATGGTCGCGCCATGCGTCGGGTACGGCGAGGCGCACGGCCGTCCGTTCGATCAGAGCGTCGATCGCTGTTGCCAGCCTGGCGCTACCGTCGCGATGTGCGGCAATGCGGGCGCGCAATTCGTGGTCTTTCCACGGCTCCTTCGCGCGTGCAGCCTCCGTGAAGCGGCGCTCTTTCGTTTGGCCACGCGTGATCATGAAGGCTTCCCCTCGCCCTGCAGATGCAGGCCCTGTTCGATCTGCTCGACGAATGCCTCCAGCCGGGTCGACAGGAGCGATCCGCTCTCTGCATCGACCTTGCCGGCGGCGATGAGCTGGGTGACGGCGGCGATCTGCCACCGGCCGAACTGCGCGACCTGCGCGCGCTCGGCGATGCGGGCCTGCGCGGTTACTTCGGCGAAGGTACGACGGCGGTAGCGGCGGGGGCGGGTCATGCTGCCTGATGCCCCAGTGTCGCGCTCAGCGTGCGAAAACGACTGATGCAAGAGTTCTTGCTTTTGCGAAGGATGTCGCCGGCGGCGTGGAAAGTCAGGCCCTCGGCAATCGCGTCCATCAGGATCGCGTCCATGTCCACCGTCCATCCGCCTTTGCGCCGGGAAAACTTGACCTCTCCGGCGGTGCTTCGTCCGGTTTTGACAATCGTGATGACCCGCGAGCTCCGGCCGCGCGCGCAGGTGATCAGCCCAGCGACCTCCAGCAAAGCGATTAAATCCGAC encodes:
- a CDS encoding phage head-tail joining protein, with amino-acid sequence MAWTQADLDKIDIALSSNVRKVTFADGRSTEFQNADQMLAVRREIKAELLASASQITPRVRTVVARMHRPCH
- a CDS encoding phage terminase large subunit family protein translates to MTKMPPETTTEVLRLNSVNGAIVARHWLSAFAPKMRPKLSQFMCDHARSDDGAKIRPFPFQSDMADAFTDPETSQVSVRKSSRIGYSTILQSFVAWRIAYDPARTLIYQPTIDDAEKFSRDDLDPVLQWAVVRKVAQFKPRHSDNQIRAKRYKGGWIQIKGANSPKEFRRVTSDDVFLEECDGYPWATKEEGDPARLAYKRNLTSPRRFSAAGSTPKVKGFSRIDMMFEQGSQEYRYVPCPDCGHMQTLVFGDGTGPGIRWEPKENPTRAWYQCENGCEIAEAEKPWMDENGEWRAHNPGAFPRHRSFHIWAAYSQHPGAAWLEIAREFMEVRKDPNLLRTFVNQVLGEAWAERGEAPEWQRLYDRREKGMRLGTPPEWAGVLIGAADVQRGGGGRIDMDIWAFGPGRKRAFVDRIEVFGPIADKKTWAALDKEVSRDWLSEDGRIMRLARVAVDSGDGENTMEVYQWARRHPGFVMAVKGRESIAAQQAIGAPSWQDVTVNGRKLKRGVRLWNIGTSMLKMELYGQLGLDRPVDGDEYPDGYVYLPDGLGDEWIKQLVAEELRFVKLRNGGVRREWHKVRERNEALDNAVYARAVSVSLGIDSWTAASWAKARGEFAKPKTAPGEPAAPEGPEKPVRRSVPAKPTPARKANPFTSRRR
- a CDS encoding terminase is translated as MDIDLNEPTRPHLAALFGCSSRWIGELRSKGDLPADGASWSENLEAYVNIKIGRHDPDSLDLESERARLAKEQADGKAMDNAERRKELANHTDMIAAGAGVIIMAVSRLQQVGAQVAQGDVKLRKRIETAINDVLTDLSMTRIEEAVGGGFDDEDAPGDDD
- a CDS encoding DUF2312 domain-containing protein; amino-acid sequence: MSDGNVAGDQLRLLIERWERLDEEKKGIGDDQKDVMLEAKATGFDTKIMRQIIRLRKMQPHDRQEMEAILQTYLAALGME